One genomic window of Entelurus aequoreus isolate RoL-2023_Sb linkage group LG07, RoL_Eaeq_v1.1, whole genome shotgun sequence includes the following:
- the gpr157 gene encoding G-protein coupled receptor 157 isoform X1: MAEHNETVVYLSEQVVVLSSCALSFLGSSLIIFTYISLPDLRSTPRKLLLFLSVADWLSAVSYAYGVWRVFGSDSPDCVAQGAISTFANTSSFFWTVAIAVYLYVFIVKSNQRAADNMVLLFHLIRVYPAFRPNAAEIGSSAPRDPESWGVPLAITVAAVCLNKIGYNASEVSVGWCWIRIHSPDRVLWMLLTGKIWEFLAYLTLPVLYILIKRHIHTAHAALSEYRPLLANRTPSHSYSSMADAKLTLIPIIFIVLRIWSTIRFILLLVGSPAGQNPVLVTLHGIGNTSQGAANCIMFVLFTAPVRTRLLATLCCGCCQGKGESQQALDASHGLLPGRHSSGQKEDATTTDR, from the exons atggcagaacaCAACGAGACAGTGGTGTACTTATCCGAGCAGGTGGTGGTGTTGTCGTCGTGCGCGCTGTCCTTTCTGGGCTCGTCGCTCATCATCTTCACTTATATTAGTTTGCCAGATTTAAGGAGCACTCCGAGAAAACTGCTGCTTTTCCTCTCAGTGGCCGACTGGCTCTCTGCGGTCTCGTACGCCTACGGAGTGTGGAGAGTGTTCGGCTCCGACTCGCCGGACTGTGTTGCCCAAGGAGCGATATCCACCTTCGCCAATACTAGCTCCTTTTTCTGGACAGTGGCCATTGCTGTTTACTTGTACGTGTTCATCGTGAAGTCCAATCAAAGGGCTGCCGACAACATGGTACTGCTCTTCCACCTGATCAG ggtgtaccccgccttccgcccgaatgcagctgagataggctccagcgccccccgcgaccccgaaag CTGGGGGGTTCCCCTGGCCATCACTGTTGCAGCCGTGTGCCTCAACAAGATTGGCTACAATGCTTCGGAGGTGTCCGTGGGCTGGTGCTGGATCAGGATCCACAGTCCCGACCGAGTCCTGTGGATGCTCCTGACTGGGAAGATCTGGGAATTCCTGGCTTACCTCACCCTCCCGGTCCTCTACATCCTCATCAAGAGGCACATCCACACAGCG CATGCTGCCCTTTCTGAGTACCGTCCACTCTTGGCCAACAGGACGCCATCGCACTCCTACTCCTCCATGGCAGACGCGAAGCTAACACTCATCCCTATTATCTTCATTGTGTTGCGGATTTGGAGCACAATACGCTTCATTCTGCTGCTGGTTGGATCGCCGGCCGGACAGAACCCTGTGCTGGTGACTCTACAT GGTATTGGCAACACATCACAGGGAGCAGCCAACTGCATCATGTTTGTGTTGTTCACCGCTCCAGTCCGGACGCGCCTCCTCGCCACACTCTGTTGCGGCTGCTGTCAGGGCAAAGGAGAGAGCCAGCAGGCACTGGATGCCTCTCACGGGCTGTTGCCGGGACGACACAGCTCAGGCCAGAAAGAGGACGCCACAACCACTGACAGGTGA
- the gpr157 gene encoding G-protein coupled receptor 157 isoform X2, producing the protein MAEHNETVVYLSEQVVVLSSCALSFLGSSLIIFTYISLPDLRSTPRKLLLFLSVADWLSAVSYAYGVWRVFGSDSPDCVAQGAISTFANTSSFFWTVAIAVYLYVFIVKSNQRAADNMVLLFHLISWGVPLAITVAAVCLNKIGYNASEVSVGWCWIRIHSPDRVLWMLLTGKIWEFLAYLTLPVLYILIKRHIHTAHAALSEYRPLLANRTPSHSYSSMADAKLTLIPIIFIVLRIWSTIRFILLLVGSPAGQNPVLVTLHGIGNTSQGAANCIMFVLFTAPVRTRLLATLCCGCCQGKGESQQALDASHGLLPGRHSSGQKEDATTTDR; encoded by the exons atggcagaacaCAACGAGACAGTGGTGTACTTATCCGAGCAGGTGGTGGTGTTGTCGTCGTGCGCGCTGTCCTTTCTGGGCTCGTCGCTCATCATCTTCACTTATATTAGTTTGCCAGATTTAAGGAGCACTCCGAGAAAACTGCTGCTTTTCCTCTCAGTGGCCGACTGGCTCTCTGCGGTCTCGTACGCCTACGGAGTGTGGAGAGTGTTCGGCTCCGACTCGCCGGACTGTGTTGCCCAAGGAGCGATATCCACCTTCGCCAATACTAGCTCCTTTTTCTGGACAGTGGCCATTGCTGTTTACTTGTACGTGTTCATCGTGAAGTCCAATCAAAGGGCTGCCGACAACATGGTACTGCTCTTCCACCTGATCAG CTGGGGGGTTCCCCTGGCCATCACTGTTGCAGCCGTGTGCCTCAACAAGATTGGCTACAATGCTTCGGAGGTGTCCGTGGGCTGGTGCTGGATCAGGATCCACAGTCCCGACCGAGTCCTGTGGATGCTCCTGACTGGGAAGATCTGGGAATTCCTGGCTTACCTCACCCTCCCGGTCCTCTACATCCTCATCAAGAGGCACATCCACACAGCG CATGCTGCCCTTTCTGAGTACCGTCCACTCTTGGCCAACAGGACGCCATCGCACTCCTACTCCTCCATGGCAGACGCGAAGCTAACACTCATCCCTATTATCTTCATTGTGTTGCGGATTTGGAGCACAATACGCTTCATTCTGCTGCTGGTTGGATCGCCGGCCGGACAGAACCCTGTGCTGGTGACTCTACAT GGTATTGGCAACACATCACAGGGAGCAGCCAACTGCATCATGTTTGTGTTGTTCACCGCTCCAGTCCGGACGCGCCTCCTCGCCACACTCTGTTGCGGCTGCTGTCAGGGCAAAGGAGAGAGCCAGCAGGCACTGGATGCCTCTCACGGGCTGTTGCCGGGACGACACAGCTCAGGCCAGAAAGAGGACGCCACAACCACTGACAGGTGA